One segment of Trichlorobacter ammonificans DNA contains the following:
- a CDS encoding YybS family protein, translating to MSESTPAPGGGRQLVAALLGAALSALLFATGLVVPFIGFLTAFLAAVPLTLVRLQGSRAAALAATIIGGALIALAFSPLVAAWYFAQCGLAGFLVADLSLRGFTPARTVLWSTLAAMVLMALLVTVISVTTGFNPQQFIEKEIQQGLQQAMKLYEAPGLAEQDRETLKSGMESIGQVMLRIYPALATLNLLAVCIITTGLFHRAAARRSLALVSVPFKEFRAPELLVWPAIVAGFAMLAPSPLVTTPALNLLVVLGVVYFIQGLAVLLSLMDRSDYRGLLKAFLAILLLTQPYLAMIVAIIGIFDLWGDFRTPRKSPEENL from the coding sequence ATGAGCGAAAGCACGCCAGCACCGGGCGGCGGCCGTCAACTGGTCGCCGCCCTTCTTGGAGCAGCCCTTTCGGCCCTGCTCTTCGCCACCGGCCTGGTGGTACCGTTCATCGGCTTCCTCACCGCCTTCCTTGCCGCTGTCCCGCTTACCCTGGTCCGGTTGCAGGGTTCCCGTGCCGCGGCACTGGCGGCCACCATTATCGGGGGAGCGCTGATCGCACTGGCCTTCTCCCCGCTGGTCGCCGCTTGGTACTTTGCTCAATGCGGGCTTGCGGGATTTCTGGTTGCCGACCTTTCCCTGCGCGGTTTCACTCCGGCCCGTACCGTACTCTGGAGTACCCTCGCAGCGATGGTGCTGATGGCACTGCTGGTAACCGTCATCAGCGTGACCACCGGCTTCAACCCGCAGCAGTTCATCGAAAAGGAAATACAGCAGGGACTGCAGCAGGCCATGAAGCTTTATGAGGCTCCCGGCCTGGCCGAACAGGACAGGGAAACCCTGAAAAGCGGCATGGAGTCCATCGGTCAGGTGATGCTGCGCATCTATCCAGCCCTGGCGACCCTGAACCTGCTGGCGGTCTGCATCATCACCACCGGCCTTTTCCACCGCGCCGCCGCCCGGCGTTCCCTTGCCCTGGTCTCGGTACCGTTCAAGGAGTTCCGGGCTCCCGAACTGCTGGTCTGGCCGGCCATCGTCGCCGGCTTCGCCATGCTGGCTCCCAGCCCGCTGGTCACCACGCCGGCGCTGAATCTGCTGGTAGTGCTGGGAGTTGTCTACTTCATACAAGGACTGGCCGTCCTGCTCAGCCTGATGGACCGGAGCGACTACCGCGGCCTGCTCAAGGCGTTTCTGGCCATACTGCTGCTGACGCAACCCTATCTGGCGATGATCGTCGCGATCATCGGCATTTTCGACCTCTGGGGTGACTTCCGCACCCCGCGCAAATCGCCGGAAGAAAACCTGTAA
- the rpsF gene encoding 30S ribosomal protein S6, whose amino-acid sequence MRKYETIFILQPDLADDDIKTITGKAQDVIAAYNGALHRLDDWGARKLAYPIRKFPRGRYFYLRFDGGAELVAELERRLRLDEKVLRYLSVNITNEPEKKVAERKPAADVSEAPEVSEAAETAAE is encoded by the coding sequence ATGAGGAAGTACGAAACCATCTTCATCCTCCAGCCGGACCTCGCCGACGATGATATCAAAACCATCACCGGCAAGGCCCAGGACGTGATCGCCGCCTACAACGGCGCTCTGCACCGGCTGGACGACTGGGGGGCCCGCAAGCTGGCCTACCCGATCCGCAAGTTCCCCCGTGGACGCTATTTCTACCTTCGCTTTGACGGCGGGGCCGAACTGGTGGCCGAACTGGAACGACGCCTGCGGCTCGACGAAAAGGTGTTGCGCTACCTGAGCGTCAACATCACCAACGAGCCGGAAAAGAAAGTGGCCGAGCGCAAGCCGGCTGCCGATGTTTCCGAGGCGCCCGAAGTTTCAGAAGCTGCCGAGACCGCGGCTGAATAA
- the rpsR gene encoding 30S ribosomal protein S18 encodes MSETTTTTTYPSSSAPRPAGRPGGPRPDRGPGGPRKKRPFQRRKVCRFCAEKDQVIDYKDPRTLRYFVTERGKIVPRRISGNCARHQRDITEAIKRARTLALLPIAAGHNLP; translated from the coding sequence ATGAGTGAAACCACAACGACGACAACCTATCCGTCTTCTTCCGCTCCGCGTCCTGCGGGCCGTCCCGGCGGCCCCCGCCCCGATCGCGGTCCCGGCGGTCCCCGCAAGAAGCGCCCCTTCCAGCGCCGCAAGGTATGCCGGTTCTGCGCTGAAAAGGACCAGGTGATCGATTATAAAGATCCCCGTACGCTTCGGTACTTCGTGACCGAGCGCGGCAAGATCGTGCCCCGCCGTATTTCCGGCAACTGCGCACGCCATCAGCGTGACATTACCGAAGCGATCAAGCGGGCCCGCACCCTGGCACTGCTGCCGATCGCAGCAGGTCACAACCTGCCGTAA
- the rplI gene encoding 50S ribosomal protein L9 yields MKVILKENIDTLGQIGDIVKVAPGYARNYLLPKGLAIEATDKNAKALDHAKRQLAYKKNKALESAKNLAEKLAAVTVALSHKAGDEGKLFGSVTTMEIAEFLKAQGFDIDRKKIVLPEPIKQVGDYTLTVKIHPEVSAALKVAVAAA; encoded by the coding sequence ATGAAGGTCATTCTGAAGGAAAACATCGACACCCTGGGACAGATCGGCGACATCGTCAAGGTAGCTCCCGGCTACGCCCGCAACTACCTGCTGCCCAAAGGGCTGGCCATCGAGGCCACCGACAAGAATGCCAAGGCCCTTGACCATGCCAAGCGCCAACTGGCCTACAAGAAGAACAAGGCGCTGGAATCAGCCAAAAATCTGGCGGAAAAACTGGCTGCGGTGACGGTTGCCCTGTCCCACAAGGCTGGCGACGAAGGCAAGCTGTTCGGTTCCGTCACCACCATGGAGATTGCCGAGTTCCTCAAGGCGCAAGGCTTCGATATCGACCGCAAGAAGATTGTTCTGCCGGAGCCGATCAAGCAGGTGGGTGACTACACGCTTACCGTCAAGATTCATCCGGAGGTTTCCGCCGCGCTCAAGGTAGCGGTCGCCGCCGCCTGA
- a CDS encoding pyridoxal phosphate-dependent aminotransferase: MAIANKIAGHLSRSSWIRKMFEEGERLRREHGADRVFDFTLGNPEVEPPASFKAALCDLATNPLPGMHRYMNNAGYQETRAAVAARVSRESGLPVTADEVIMTCGAGGALNVVLKAILNPGEEVIILAPYFVEYKFYIDNHGGVPVEVWTDRETFRLDLAAIELAITPKTRAIIINTPNNPTGVIYRADELAALGALVSSVQRKSGHHIYVISDEPYARLAYDGQPVPSVFPLIENSVVVSSHSKDLALPGERIGYLAANPRMATAPQFIEAAVFCNRTLGFVNAPALLQRLVAGLQDESVDIAAYQEKRDLLYDKLTSLGFSLVKPDGAFYLFPKSPIADDVEFVKLAQKHLILLVPGSGFGAPGYFRIVYCVDRETILRSFAAWEALARELKM; encoded by the coding sequence ATGGCCATCGCGAACAAGATAGCAGGACACCTTTCCCGTTCTTCCTGGATCCGCAAGATGTTCGAGGAGGGAGAACGGCTGCGCCGCGAACACGGTGCCGACCGGGTGTTCGATTTTACCCTGGGTAATCCGGAGGTGGAGCCTCCCGCCTCATTCAAGGCGGCTCTGTGCGACCTGGCAACCAATCCGCTGCCGGGAATGCACCGCTACATGAACAATGCCGGTTACCAGGAGACCCGGGCGGCGGTTGCCGCGCGGGTCTCCCGGGAATCGGGACTGCCGGTGACAGCGGACGAGGTGATCATGACCTGCGGCGCCGGCGGCGCCCTCAACGTGGTATTGAAGGCGATCCTCAATCCTGGCGAGGAGGTGATTATTCTCGCTCCCTACTTCGTGGAGTACAAGTTCTATATCGACAACCACGGCGGTGTGCCGGTGGAAGTCTGGACCGACCGGGAAACCTTCCGCCTGGACTTGGCCGCCATTGAGCTGGCGATCACGCCGAAGACCCGCGCCATCATCATCAATACCCCCAACAATCCCACCGGCGTGATCTACCGGGCCGACGAGCTGGCCGCTCTGGGGGCGTTGGTGTCCTCGGTCCAGCGGAAAAGCGGCCACCATATCTACGTCATATCCGACGAGCCGTACGCTCGGCTGGCCTACGACGGCCAGCCGGTTCCCAGTGTCTTTCCCCTGATCGAAAACAGCGTGGTGGTCAGTTCCCACAGCAAGGATCTTGCCCTCCCCGGAGAACGGATCGGCTATCTAGCCGCCAACCCCCGCATGGCAACAGCTCCCCAATTCATCGAGGCGGCGGTTTTCTGCAACCGCACCCTGGGGTTCGTCAACGCCCCGGCCCTGTTGCAGCGCTTGGTGGCCGGTCTGCAGGATGAGTCGGTGGATATTGCCGCCTACCAGGAAAAGCGCGATCTTCTGTACGACAAGCTGACCTCCCTCGGTTTCTCCCTGGTGAAGCCTGACGGTGCTTTTTACCTCTTTCCCAAATCACCCATCGCGGATGACGTGGAGTTTGTCAAGCTGGCCCAGAAACACCTGATCCTGCTGGTGCCCGGCTCTGGTTTCGGCGCGCCGGGATACTTCCGGATCGTTTACTGCGTTGACCGGGAGACGATTCTGCGCAGCTTTGCCGCCTGGGAGGCCCTGGCCCGAGAGCTGAAGATGTAG